One segment of Clostridium ljungdahlii DSM 13528 DNA contains the following:
- a CDS encoding N-acetylmuramoyl-L-alanine amidase: MKITRISMMILLSLIFVLIMFAKGNTVHAINYSGITIGNDVETNKSWNIKFNMKLDQDTVNDSNIVVTDSTGNAVPISLQVEKDGMGVVVTPKSQYAYGKTYNLIVKSGVKAVNGKNLSSEAKVQFGVKSNPSSNNKYTVTIDAGHGGTDAGNISEAGLKEKDVDLSVALKTGKILEQNGVNVVYTRKDDNVTWNDSTNLQARFDIANNAKSNLFVSLHVNCYTGSALVNGIETYYRASNDSAKNTANNIQSDLISYTGLSNRGIKEGTAQHKILMGTTAPAVMVELGFMTNPKESQLIGSEDFQNKSASAIANGILKSLPSLQEENTVNVSSISNLSDSIIVGSKYSLPTSVQATMSDGTSKKVNIVWNPNNVDTSKVGIFTYKGTVTGYSKTVTFTLTVKAKQIEPVPVIPSEGAPVIVIDPGHGIGSDIGSNGNGFQEDDVTLSVGLKVGKILESKGVKVIYTRTTDERKTTSLTVTESLQRRCDTANNAGATYMISIHTNAFDDPAAEGTETLYYTGSVKGEKMAEAIQKSLSSALGTYSRGLKDGSWLYIAKHTTAPTVLTELGFLTNKNDAGILGTDGGRSKAAQAIASAILQVLGI, translated from the coding sequence TTGAAGATTACAAGAATTTCTATGATGATATTATTAAGTCTTATATTTGTATTAATTATGTTTGCAAAAGGAAATACTGTACATGCAATTAATTACAGCGGAATTACTATAGGAAATGATGTGGAAACCAATAAGTCCTGGAATATAAAGTTCAACATGAAATTAGACCAAGATACAGTAAATGATTCAAACATAGTGGTAACAGATAGTACAGGAAATGCTGTCCCCATATCTTTGCAGGTTGAAAAGGATGGGATGGGTGTAGTAGTTACCCCTAAAAGCCAGTATGCATATGGTAAAACCTATAATTTAATTGTAAAAAGTGGAGTAAAAGCTGTAAATGGGAAAAATCTGTCCAGCGAAGCTAAGGTGCAATTTGGAGTGAAATCTAACCCAAGTTCTAATAACAAATATACTGTTACAATTGATGCTGGTCATGGAGGAACTGATGCAGGAAATATAAGTGAAGCAGGATTGAAAGAAAAAGATGTAGATTTGTCTGTGGCACTAAAGACTGGAAAAATATTAGAGCAAAATGGAGTAAACGTGGTTTACACCAGGAAAGATGATAATGTAACCTGGAATGATAGTACAAATTTACAAGCTCGTTTTGACATAGCAAATAACGCAAAATCAAATTTGTTTGTCAGTCTGCATGTTAATTGCTATACGGGAAGTGCCTTGGTGAATGGAATAGAAACTTATTATAGAGCTTCAAATGATTCTGCTAAAAATACAGCAAATAATATTCAAAGTGACTTAATAAGTTATACAGGACTCTCTAACAGAGGGATTAAAGAAGGGACAGCTCAGCATAAAATACTGATGGGAACTACAGCACCAGCTGTTATGGTTGAACTTGGCTTTATGACTAATCCTAAGGAAAGCCAATTAATTGGAAGTGAAGATTTTCAAAATAAAAGTGCATCAGCTATTGCAAATGGAATTTTAAAGTCTTTACCATCTCTTCAGGAAGAAAATACAGTAAATGTAAGTTCAATATCTAACTTATCGGATAGTATAATTGTAGGAAGTAAGTATTCTCTGCCAACTAGTGTACAAGCTACCATGAGTGATGGAACTAGTAAAAAAGTAAATATTGTATGGAATCCAAACAATGTTGACACATCTAAGGTAGGTATATTTACGTATAAGGGAACTGTAACAGGATATAGTAAAACTGTAACATTTACTTTAACTGTAAAAGCAAAACAAATAGAGCCAGTACCAGTAATACCATCGGAAGGTGCACCTGTGATAGTTATAGATCCTGGTCATGGCATAGGTAGTGATATAGGTTCAAATGGAAATGGATTTCAAGAGGATGATGTAACTTTAAGTGTTGGCTTAAAAGTTGGGAAAATACTTGAATCCAAGGGAGTGAAAGTAATTTATACTAGGACTACAGATGAGCGAAAAACAACTTCTTTAACTGTCACTGAAAGTCTTCAAAGACGATGTGATACTGCAAACAATGCAGGTGCAACCTATATGATTTCAATTCATACCAATGCTTTTGATGATCCAGCTGCAGAAGGAACTGAAACACTGTATTATACAGGAAGTGTAAAGGGAGAGAAAATGGCAGAGGCTATACAAAAAAGCTTGTCTAGTGCTCTTGGAACCTATAGCAGGGGACTTAAAGATGGAAGCTGGCTTTATATAGCAAAGCATACTACTGCACCAACGGTTTTAACGGAGTTAGGTTTTCTTACCAATAAAAATGATGCGGGAATATTAGGAACTGATGGTGGTAGAAGTAAAGCTGCACAAGCCATAGCAAGTGCTATATTACAGGTTTTAGGAATATAA
- the ileS gene encoding isoleucine--tRNA ligase, producing the protein MYKKIDSDKTFVQMEKDVLKLWQDKKVVEKSFKENEDGEYFTFYDGPPTANGKPHIGHVLTRVMKDLIPRYKVMRGYKVLRKAGWDTHGLPVELEVEKSLGISGKPQIEKYGVEDFIKKCKNSVFTYVSQWKEMSDRLGFWVDMDNPYVTYHNDYIESEWWALKKIWEKDLLYKGHKIVPYCPRCGTALSSHEVSQGYKDVKETSVYVKFKIKDQDKYMIAWTTTPWTLPNNMALAVNKSYDYVEVLNQEQHLILAEAMLEKLEGEYEVLRKFKGEELVGLDYEPIFNFASFEGKAHYVVHADYVTLTEGTGIVHTAPAFGEDDSITGKKYNIPMTNSVDTQGRYKEEVIPWKGLFVKDADPKIIEYLKEKGMLYKAEKFTHSYPFCWRCDTPLLYYPRDTWFIRMSQMRDKLVKNTNDTNWYPDNIRTGRFGNFVEGVIDWGLSRERYWGTPLPIWECECGHRECIGSIKELKEKGINVPDDIELHKPYIDRVKLKCPHCGKEMKRVSEVIDCWFDSGSMPFAQHHYPFENKEVFEKNFPAQFISEAVDQTRGWFYTLMAISTVMFDRSPFENCVVLGHVLDKHGLKMSKHKGNVLSPSTILENEGADAARWYFYTESAPWLPSRFYEEAVQDSQRKFLGTLWNVYSFYVLYADLDNFNPMDYKDFVSENVMDKWIISRLNSLIKQTEDHLDNYRITQAAQNIGNFVDELSNWYVRRNRSRFWSQKLTDDKIGAYLTLYKVLNTLCLVAAPFVPFMTEEIYQNLVVNLDKNAVESVHLCKWPEYDSSAVDDKLEKDMEEAYKIVKLGRSARNSANIKNRQPLSEMLISVNTLPEYYGDIIKDELNIKNIVFNADLSKYVNFSIKPNLPVLGKKYGKLIPKIKNEISSMNQMELAQKINDKETVKINISESEIELNSDNLLITMEGLEGFAFAGEGSTGIVLETAITEELREEGNLREILSKVQNMRKESGFEVADKINLYISGNEKLEAVVKKFDERIKKETLSMDVIYNANREYNNCNINGEKLDIAMEVVNK; encoded by the coding sequence ATGTATAAAAAAATTGATAGTGATAAAACTTTTGTACAGATGGAAAAGGATGTTTTAAAATTATGGCAAGATAAAAAAGTAGTTGAAAAAAGTTTTAAAGAAAATGAGGATGGTGAATACTTTACTTTTTACGATGGACCTCCAACTGCAAATGGCAAACCTCATATAGGACACGTTCTAACTAGAGTTATGAAAGATCTTATACCAAGATATAAGGTTATGAGGGGATATAAAGTATTGAGAAAAGCAGGTTGGGATACGCATGGGCTTCCTGTTGAACTAGAAGTTGAAAAGAGTCTTGGGATTTCTGGAAAACCACAAATTGAAAAATACGGTGTAGAAGATTTTATAAAGAAATGTAAGAATAGTGTATTTACTTATGTAAGCCAATGGAAAGAAATGTCTGATAGGTTAGGATTCTGGGTAGACATGGATAATCCATATGTAACATATCACAATGATTACATAGAATCAGAATGGTGGGCACTTAAAAAAATATGGGAAAAGGATCTTTTATATAAAGGTCATAAAATAGTGCCATATTGTCCTAGATGTGGAACTGCACTTTCTTCCCATGAAGTTTCTCAAGGATATAAAGATGTAAAAGAGACATCAGTATATGTTAAATTTAAAATTAAGGACCAAGATAAATACATGATAGCATGGACAACTACGCCTTGGACACTTCCTAATAATATGGCATTAGCTGTAAATAAAAGCTATGATTATGTAGAAGTTCTTAATCAAGAACAACATTTAATACTAGCAGAAGCTATGTTAGAAAAGCTAGAGGGAGAATATGAAGTCTTAAGAAAGTTCAAGGGAGAAGAATTAGTTGGACTTGATTATGAACCAATCTTCAATTTCGCATCCTTTGAAGGAAAAGCACATTATGTTGTTCATGCAGATTATGTAACCTTAACAGAAGGTACTGGAATAGTTCATACAGCTCCTGCTTTTGGTGAAGATGATAGTATTACAGGGAAAAAATACAATATTCCTATGACAAATTCTGTAGATACTCAAGGAAGATATAAAGAAGAAGTTATTCCATGGAAAGGTCTTTTCGTAAAAGATGCTGATCCTAAAATAATAGAATATTTAAAAGAAAAAGGAATGCTTTATAAGGCAGAAAAATTTACTCACTCCTATCCATTCTGTTGGAGATGTGATACTCCACTTTTATACTATCCAAGAGATACTTGGTTTATAAGAATGTCTCAAATGAGAGATAAACTAGTTAAAAATACTAATGATACAAACTGGTATCCTGATAATATAAGAACTGGTAGATTTGGAAACTTTGTTGAAGGAGTAATAGATTGGGGACTTAGCAGAGAAAGATATTGGGGTACACCTCTTCCAATATGGGAATGTGAATGTGGTCATAGAGAGTGCATAGGAAGTATTAAAGAATTAAAGGAAAAAGGAATAAATGTACCAGATGATATAGAACTTCATAAACCTTATATAGATAGAGTTAAGTTAAAGTGTCCTCATTGTGGAAAAGAAATGAAGAGAGTATCAGAAGTAATTGATTGCTGGTTTGATTCAGGTTCAATGCCTTTTGCACAGCATCATTATCCTTTTGAAAATAAAGAAGTTTTTGAGAAAAACTTCCCTGCACAATTTATATCTGAGGCAGTAGACCAGACTAGAGGATGGTTCTATACTCTTATGGCTATATCTACTGTAATGTTTGATAGAAGTCCATTTGAAAATTGTGTGGTTCTGGGACACGTTTTGGATAAACACGGATTAAAAATGTCAAAGCATAAAGGAAATGTTTTAAGTCCTTCTACTATTTTGGAAAATGAAGGAGCAGATGCAGCTAGATGGTATTTCTATACTGAAAGTGCACCATGGCTTCCATCTAGATTTTATGAAGAAGCAGTACAGGATAGTCAGAGAAAATTCTTAGGTACCCTATGGAATGTATATTCTTTTTATGTGCTTTATGCCGATTTAGATAATTTTAACCCTATGGATTATAAAGATTTTGTAAGTGAGAATGTAATGGATAAGTGGATAATCTCCAGATTGAATTCTCTTATAAAGCAAACTGAAGATCACTTAGATAATTATAGAATTACTCAAGCTGCTCAGAATATAGGAAACTTTGTAGATGAACTTTCAAACTGGTATGTAAGAAGAAATAGATCAAGATTCTGGAGTCAAAAGTTAACAGATGATAAAATAGGAGCATATTTAACATTATATAAAGTACTAAATACTTTATGTCTGGTAGCTGCACCATTTGTACCATTTATGACAGAAGAAATTTATCAAAATCTTGTAGTAAATCTTGATAAAAATGCAGTAGAAAGTGTTCATTTATGTAAATGGCCAGAATATGATTCAAGTGCAGTAGATGATAAACTTGAGAAAGATATGGAAGAAGCTTATAAGATAGTTAAACTTGGAAGAAGTGCTAGAAACAGTGCTAATATAAAAAATAGGCAGCCTCTTTCTGAAATGCTTATAAGTGTAAATACTCTTCCTGAATATTATGGAGATATAATAAAGGATGAATTGAATATTAAAAATATAGTTTTTAATGCAGATTTATCAAAGTATGTTAACTTTAGTATAAAACCAAATTTACCTGTATTAGGTAAAAAATATGGTAAATTAATACCAAAAATAAAGAATGAAATATCATCCATGAATCAAATGGAATTGGCACAAAAGATAAATGACAAGGAAACCGTAAAGATAAATATATCAGAGTCAGAAATAGAGTTAAATTCAGATAACTTACTTATTACAATGGAAGGCTTAGAGGGATTTGCATTTGCAGGAGAAGGAAGCACTGGAATTGTTTTAGAAACCGCAATTACAGAAGAACTTAGAGAAGAAGGAAATTTGAGAGAGATTTTAAGCAAAGTTCAAAATATGAGAAAAGAAAGTGGTTTCGAAGTTGCAGATAAGATAAATCTATATATTTCAGGTAATGAAAAACTTGAAGCGGTAGTGAAAAAGTTTGATGAAAGAATAAAAAAAGAAACTCTTTCTATGGATGTTATTTATAATGCCAATAGAGAATATAATAATTGTAACATTAATGGAGAAAAACTAGATATTGCAATGGAAGTAGTAAATAAATAA
- a CDS encoding LacI family DNA-binding transcriptional regulator — MAASIKDVAREAGVSIATVSRVLNDVDVVNEETKKKVLTAIEKLGYRPNIVARSLKTQRTRTIGIIIPDISNQFYPEIVRGAEDVANIYDYNIMLCNTDLDIEKEMEYLKVLKEKMVDGVLYMSNSLEPKILDLIKQLQLPMVLVETTNEKESIPSVTIDNEKAAYEGVTYLIKNGNKNIAYIGENPDMANASAVRYKGYRKVLEENNLKLDKSKVYFGNVKAKDGYKGMSEILSKTKVDSVFCTSDEVAMGAINALRDNNIRVPEDVDVMGFGNIYSASIFYPKLTTVAQPTYDMGSVGMRMLIKLINKQELEKKNYVLSHKLIERDSCKK, encoded by the coding sequence GTGGCAGCATCAATTAAAGACGTTGCTAGAGAGGCAGGAGTTTCAATAGCTACAGTATCTAGAGTACTTAATGATGTAGACGTTGTAAATGAAGAAACTAAAAAAAAGGTTTTAACAGCTATTGAAAAACTAGGTTATAGGCCCAATATAGTAGCAAGAAGTCTTAAAACTCAAAGAACAAGAACTATAGGGATAATAATCCCGGATATATCTAATCAGTTTTATCCTGAGATTGTAAGAGGAGCTGAAGATGTAGCAAATATATATGATTATAATATAATGTTATGTAATACTGATTTAGATATAGAAAAAGAAATGGAATATTTAAAGGTTCTGAAAGAGAAGATGGTAGATGGAGTTTTATATATGAGTAATTCCTTAGAACCAAAAATATTGGATCTCATAAAACAACTTCAGCTTCCAATGGTTTTAGTAGAGACCACAAATGAAAAAGAAAGTATACCTAGCGTAACTATTGATAATGAAAAAGCTGCATATGAAGGTGTAACTTATCTAATAAAAAATGGAAATAAGAATATAGCTTACATAGGTGAAAATCCAGATATGGCAAATGCTAGTGCCGTAAGGTACAAAGGGTATAGAAAGGTTCTTGAGGAAAATAACCTGAAGTTGGACAAAAGTAAGGTTTATTTTGGAAATGTTAAAGCAAAAGATGGTTACAAAGGAATGAGTGAAATACTCAGTAAAACTAAAGTAGATTCAGTATTTTGCACCAGTGATGAAGTGGCTATGGGAGCTATAAATGCACTTAGAGATAATAATATTAGGGTACCTGAAGACGTGGATGTAATGGGATTTGGCAATATATATTCTGCCTCCATATTTTATCCTAAGCTAACAACTGTAGCGCAACCCACTTATGACATGGGGTCTGTTGGAATGAGGATGCTCATAAAATTAATAAATAAGCAAGAACTTGAAAAAAAGAACTATGTATTGTCACATAAATTGATTGAGAGGGATTCCTGCAAAAAATAA
- a CDS encoding DedA family protein — MVEKIIEIVIFVLDKTGYIGTFAAMALESACIPIPSEAILPFGGYLSYTGRLSLPLVIIVGTFGGTIGSLGAYYIGKIGGRPLVEKYAEKLRLSRSHIEKSDYYFSKYGEKIVFFSRLLPIIRTFISLPAGISKMEVKKFIIYTLLGSSIWSIILGYAGYKMGEKWTIIRQWFHFADIALVVFIIIFVLYKLVYKKINRKNS; from the coding sequence ATGGTAGAAAAAATAATTGAAATAGTTATTTTTGTCTTAGATAAAACGGGGTATATAGGCACATTTGCAGCTATGGCTCTTGAGAGTGCCTGTATACCTATTCCAAGTGAAGCTATACTGCCATTTGGAGGATACCTAAGTTATACGGGAAGACTAAGTTTACCTCTTGTTATAATAGTTGGTACATTTGGAGGAACAATAGGTTCTTTAGGTGCATATTATATTGGAAAAATAGGTGGAAGACCTTTAGTTGAAAAATACGCGGAAAAACTCAGATTATCTAGGTCCCATATTGAAAAAAGCGATTATTATTTTAGCAAATATGGAGAAAAAATAGTGTTTTTTTCTCGACTATTACCTATAATCAGAACTTTTATCTCTCTTCCTGCAGGGATAAGTAAAATGGAAGTTAAAAAATTTATAATTTACACTTTACTTGGATCTTCTATATGGAGTATTATTTTAGGATATGCAGGTTATAAAATGGGAGAGAAATGGACAATTATACGACAATGGTTTCATTTTGCAGACATAGCATTAGTTGTTTTTATAATTATATTTGTATTGTATAAGTTAGTGTATAAAAAAATAAATAGGAAAAATTCTTAG
- a CDS encoding AAA domain-containing protein gives MEYREKIKEIFSYLLRLKKLNEKSVRNVYDYDKLYWEEEFSHMAGCIVSKTVTSENWIEVNKKCGKLYQEFFNLYQESEKNGENFEIVFGHGLIVWNIDKEKILHPVLTTRMKIEFNKAKGSFILIPSGKTRLETSIFEGLKECNMSDIISLGDEVSRLNLDPRNIEKSKSVFLNLISHINVKGKLSQSKVLKKKIDFEQFPVIYNSSVILVRKNSMKLWQVEIANIIDEIDNGYEIPETIKALVDEDGSDYSGADKSEWKDVSDNLLFPLPANSEQKSIVKKICENYGVVVQGPPGTGKSHTIVNLICHLLANGKKILVTSQTSRALKVLTEKIPEEIRPLCISVLGNDINSLNDLNKAVRKITDNLSMDPEIMDEEVKSLEKELSFCRRNEELLYEKLKKIREREKRSINYEGKEYDIVYIAKWVKDNKDKYSWMKDRIKIDQVMPLSDKEFNLLIYLLGDLDKDKKCKFDSIKNIINKLPDFNEIYNKISEYKRLNGQYENYIKTVEGWHIPNDNKCNYEKVLELANICKSKITKLQEKNIWWNVFQDYHNSKISKQTFRDLLCKSSEYMLSLSRINNQIRNCKIEIPENVSKNKFIEDFDILFDAFNEKGKVGKVFMIFHPECKYILEYCKVNGALLKNTDQALIVKLYTQQERIFAALKTMWNNVMEDYGGETINSNLRESEFIAIEQNLNYLDVIINWDMEYKREILRALGKISVPQNIDWHKKETYDYLIKCVNFIKNMNKYNEDKAYIEILKKLIKTTEKLRDLYKAVDNLNIDEVKRILNEFEEIKCVKNKSLKIDELIGKMKKVCPKTCINILDNWAYDKEKFNSWGQAWKWAKWNSLLQSTYDFNDDNIGDLIENEKNREKVLIKDIVSKKTWYNQIIKTKESEKRSLFSWAQAVKRIGKGRGKMVPQYRKIAQKEMEKCKKVIPVWIMPLNRVIENIKLSKNMFDVIIFDESSQSDIFSLCALMRAKRAVIVGDDKQISPETIGIDQNVVHDLIEKYLENIPQKEWFDLQVSLYDTALRVFPSRLMLKEHFRCVPEIINFSNDLSYSGEIVPLRYPKICEKFYPAINTVKVNGGARDASKPINVKEAECLVDKVVSCCRDKRYSNMSMGVISLLGEPQGHLIENMLREKIGVEEMINRKLICGDAYSFQGDERDIMFLSMVISKDVKFAPLTKENDIRRFNVAASRARNQMWLFHSIDLEDLNEECVRYSLLNYFLNYNKYSVKNKSMEYAFQSRFQKDVYGIIKNKGYKIVPEVKIGKYKIDFVVEDVRNRVAIICDSELSQKNYSSKEIMEIQLDLERLGWIFYKIREGEFYYNPERVMEKLWSKLNNIGIEQYKLEEIQNKNLQVV, from the coding sequence ATGGAATACAGGGAAAAGATAAAAGAGATATTTTCTTATTTGCTAAGATTAAAAAAACTAAATGAAAAATCCGTAAGAAATGTTTATGATTATGATAAGTTGTACTGGGAAGAAGAGTTTTCCCATATGGCTGGATGTATTGTTAGTAAAACTGTTACCAGTGAAAATTGGATTGAGGTGAATAAAAAGTGTGGAAAGCTGTATCAGGAGTTTTTTAATCTATACCAGGAAAGTGAAAAAAATGGAGAGAATTTTGAGATAGTTTTTGGACATGGTTTAATTGTATGGAATATAGATAAGGAAAAAATACTTCACCCTGTTTTGACTACTAGAATGAAAATAGAATTTAATAAGGCAAAGGGCTCATTTATATTAATACCTTCAGGTAAGACTAGGTTAGAGACTTCCATTTTTGAAGGCCTGAAAGAATGTAATATGTCTGATATTATTTCCCTTGGAGATGAAGTAAGTCGTTTGAATTTAGATCCGAGAAATATAGAAAAAAGTAAGTCAGTATTTTTAAATTTAATTTCCCACATAAATGTTAAGGGTAAGTTGAGTCAGAGTAAGGTTTTAAAAAAGAAAATTGATTTTGAGCAGTTTCCTGTTATTTATAATTCCTCCGTTATATTGGTAAGAAAAAATAGTATGAAATTATGGCAGGTTGAAATAGCTAATATAATTGATGAAATAGATAATGGATATGAGATACCTGAGACCATTAAAGCTTTGGTTGATGAAGATGGGTCAGATTACAGTGGAGCTGATAAAAGCGAGTGGAAGGATGTGTCGGATAATTTGTTATTCCCGCTTCCTGCAAATTCAGAACAAAAAAGCATAGTAAAGAAAATATGTGAAAATTATGGAGTAGTTGTACAAGGACCACCTGGAACGGGAAAAAGTCATACTATAGTGAATTTGATATGTCACTTATTGGCAAATGGTAAAAAGATACTTGTAACTAGTCAAACAAGTAGAGCACTTAAAGTATTGACAGAAAAAATACCTGAAGAAATAAGACCTTTATGTATAAGTGTTTTGGGAAACGATATCAATTCGTTAAATGACCTTAACAAAGCTGTAAGAAAAATAACGGACAACCTCTCTATGGATCCAGAAATTATGGATGAAGAAGTTAAAAGTTTAGAAAAAGAATTAAGCTTTTGCAGGAGAAATGAGGAGCTTCTGTATGAAAAATTAAAAAAGATTCGAGAGAGGGAAAAGAGAAGTATAAATTATGAGGGAAAAGAGTATGACATTGTATATATAGCAAAGTGGGTCAAAGACAATAAAGACAAATATAGTTGGATGAAAGATAGAATAAAAATTGATCAAGTAATGCCGCTGTCAGATAAGGAATTCAATTTGTTAATATATCTGTTAGGGGATTTAGATAAGGATAAAAAGTGTAAGTTTGATAGCATTAAAAACATAATAAATAAATTACCTGACTTTAATGAAATATATAATAAAATTTCAGAGTATAAAAGATTAAATGGCCAATATGAAAATTATATTAAAACTGTAGAAGGGTGGCATATACCTAACGATAATAAATGCAACTATGAAAAAGTTTTAGAGCTTGCAAATATATGTAAAAGTAAAATTACCAAACTCCAGGAAAAAAATATATGGTGGAATGTATTTCAAGATTATCACAATAGTAAGATATCAAAGCAAACATTTAGAGACTTGTTGTGCAAAAGCAGCGAATACATGTTGAGCTTGAGTAGGATTAACAATCAGATTAGAAATTGCAAAATAGAGATTCCTGAAAATGTAAGCAAAAATAAGTTTATAGAAGACTTTGATATTTTATTTGATGCATTTAATGAAAAGGGAAAAGTAGGAAAAGTATTTATGATTTTTCATCCTGAATGCAAATATATACTGGAATATTGTAAAGTAAATGGTGCCTTATTAAAAAATACGGATCAAGCCTTAATAGTTAAACTCTATACCCAGCAGGAGAGGATTTTTGCTGCATTAAAGACTATGTGGAATAATGTAATGGAAGATTACGGTGGAGAAACAATAAACTCTAATTTAAGGGAAAGTGAGTTTATTGCTATTGAACAAAATTTAAATTATTTGGATGTTATAATAAATTGGGATATGGAGTATAAAAGGGAGATCTTAAGGGCTCTTGGGAAAATATCAGTTCCACAAAATATTGATTGGCATAAGAAAGAGACCTATGATTATTTAATTAAATGCGTAAATTTTATAAAGAATATGAATAAATATAATGAAGACAAAGCCTATATAGAGATATTGAAAAAGTTGATAAAAACTACGGAAAAGTTGAGAGATCTCTATAAAGCTGTGGACAATTTGAATATAGATGAAGTTAAGAGGATATTAAATGAATTTGAAGAAATTAAGTGTGTAAAAAATAAATCACTTAAAATAGATGAGTTAATAGGAAAAATGAAAAAAGTATGTCCCAAAACTTGCATAAATATATTGGATAACTGGGCTTACGATAAGGAAAAGTTTAACAGTTGGGGGCAAGCATGGAAGTGGGCTAAATGGAATAGTTTATTACAGAGCACCTATGATTTCAATGATGATAATATAGGTGACCTTATAGAAAATGAAAAAAATAGGGAGAAGGTGCTTATAAAAGATATAGTATCAAAGAAGACTTGGTATAATCAGATAATTAAAACTAAGGAAAGTGAAAAAAGAAGCTTATTTTCTTGGGCTCAGGCAGTAAAAAGAATTGGCAAAGGCAGAGGTAAGATGGTGCCTCAGTATAGGAAGATAGCTCAAAAAGAAATGGAAAAATGTAAAAAGGTTATACCTGTATGGATTATGCCTTTAAATAGGGTTATTGAAAACATAAAGTTATCTAAAAATATGTTTGATGTAATAATATTTGATGAAAGTAGTCAGAGCGATATATTCTCATTGTGTGCACTTATGAGGGCTAAGAGAGCAGTTATAGTAGGTGATGACAAACAAATAAGTCCAGAAACTATAGGTATTGATCAGAATGTGGTGCATGACTTAATAGAGAAGTACTTGGAAAATATACCTCAAAAAGAATGGTTTGATCTTCAAGTTAGTTTGTATGATACAGCACTTAGGGTATTTCCAAGTAGATTAATGTTGAAGGAACATTTCAGATGCGTACCGGAAATAATAAACTTCAGTAATGATTTAAGCTATTCAGGTGAAATAGTACCTCTTAGATATCCTAAAATATGTGAAAAATTTTATCCAGCGATAAACACTGTTAAAGTAAATGGCGGGGCTAGAGATGCATCTAAGCCTATAAATGTTAAGGAAGCTGAATGTTTAGTAGATAAGGTTGTTTCCTGCTGTAGGGATAAAAGATATTCTAATATGTCTATGGGTGTTATATCTTTACTTGGGGAACCTCAAGGGCATCTTATAGAAAATATGCTTAGAGAAAAAATAGGTGTAGAAGAGATGATAAATAGAAAGCTCATATGTGGAGATGCTTACTCTTTCCAGGGTGATGAGCGGGATATAATGTTTTTATCTATGGTTATTTCAAAGGATGTAAAATTTGCTCCACTTACTAAAGAAAATGACATAAGGAGATTTAATGTAGCTGCAAGTAGGGCTAGAAATCAGATGTGGCTATTTCATTCAATAGACTTAGAAGATTTAAATGAGGAATGTGTGCGTTATTCTCTCTTAAATTACTTCCTAAATTATAATAAGTATAGTGTTAAAAATAAAAGTATGGAATATGCATTTCAATCTAGATTTCAAAAAGACGTGTATGGCATTATAAAAAACAAGGGATATAAAATTGTGCCTGAGGTAAAAATAGGTAAGTACAAAATAGACTTTGTTGTGGAGGACGTGAGAAATAGGGTTGCAATTATATGTGATAGTGAACTGTCTCAGAAAAATTACAGCTCTAAGGAGATTATGGAAATCCAATTAGATTTAGAAAGATTAGGTTGGATATTTTATAAGATAAGAGAAGGTGAATTTTATTATAACCCGGAAAGGGTTATGGAAAAACTTTGGAGTAAGCTAAATAATATAGGTATTGAACAGTACAAGCTAGAAGAAATTCAGAATAAAAATCTTCAAGTTGTATAA